From the genome of Mycetocola spongiae, one region includes:
- the murJ gene encoding murein biosynthesis integral membrane protein MurJ — translation MVSRVLGFIRTAVLAAVIGTVASESADAFAIASQLPNNIFWLISSGVFSAILIPELVRSRRDPDGGAAHLNRLLTLGLIIMALATVAALFLAPALVHLYVSEWSPARINLAVAFALWCFPQIFFYGVFSLCGETLNSRGHFAPAAWAPLVNSVISLATLGVFAWAFGVFPQATAAVEGWTPGMIALLAGGSSLGVAGQAAVVALAMYRAGIRFSPNFRWRGASLGTATRAAKWTFGLVIIGQVLGVVQTNIVGAASGQNASASALITAWLVFMLPYSVIAVSIGTLYFTRLSRHAQAGRTGDLAAELAWPVRVLAVAMLGAFTVMMIVALPLSRFFTNTAENAQALALVLMAFLVSLLPLSFLFLFQRAFYALGDARTPFVYTCVQAAALLTGTLLLPGLVELAYLTAAVAAVQSLAATVQVLIAAWLLRRRVGPMGVRRALPSIGRALIAMLASAAIALPLGSLLGDWGMSERAEALLLSAVLAAVCGGTFVLGMVLLRDPVPRRLFAEFFPARPAAGR, via the coding sequence GTGGTGTCCCGCGTTCTGGGTTTCATCCGAACCGCGGTCCTGGCCGCGGTCATCGGAACCGTGGCCAGCGAGAGCGCGGATGCCTTTGCCATCGCCAGTCAGCTGCCCAATAATATCTTCTGGCTGATCTCCAGCGGGGTCTTCTCCGCGATCCTCATCCCGGAGCTGGTGCGCTCGCGCCGGGATCCGGACGGCGGTGCCGCGCATCTGAACCGGCTGCTGACCCTGGGGCTGATCATCATGGCGCTCGCTACGGTCGCGGCGCTGTTCCTGGCGCCCGCGCTGGTGCACCTCTATGTGAGCGAGTGGAGCCCCGCCCGGATCAACCTGGCGGTCGCCTTCGCGCTCTGGTGTTTCCCGCAGATCTTCTTTTATGGGGTCTTCTCGCTGTGTGGTGAGACGCTGAACTCTCGCGGACATTTTGCGCCGGCTGCCTGGGCGCCGCTCGTGAATAGCGTGATCTCCCTGGCCACCCTGGGCGTTTTTGCCTGGGCGTTTGGGGTCTTCCCGCAGGCCACGGCGGCGGTGGAGGGGTGGACGCCGGGCATGATTGCGCTGCTCGCGGGAGGCAGCTCGCTCGGGGTGGCCGGTCAGGCCGCCGTGGTGGCCCTGGCCATGTATCGCGCCGGGATCCGGTTTTCCCCAAATTTCCGCTGGCGGGGTGCCTCGCTTGGCACCGCCACGCGCGCGGCCAAGTGGACGTTTGGGCTGGTGATCATCGGCCAGGTCCTCGGGGTTGTGCAAACAAATATCGTGGGGGCCGCCTCCGGGCAAAACGCCTCCGCGTCCGCACTGATCACCGCGTGGCTGGTATTTATGCTGCCCTATTCCGTGATCGCGGTATCGATCGGCACCCTCTATTTCACCCGGTTGAGCCGGCATGCCCAGGCGGGACGGACGGGGGATCTCGCCGCCGAACTCGCGTGGCCCGTGCGTGTGCTGGCGGTAGCGATGCTGGGGGCCTTCACGGTGATGATGATCGTGGCCCTTCCCCTCAGCCGCTTTTTCACCAATACCGCGGAAAATGCGCAGGCCCTGGCCCTGGTCCTGATGGCGTTTTTGGTCTCCCTCCTTCCCCTGTCGTTCCTGTTCCTGTTTCAGCGCGCGTTTTATGCGCTGGGCGATGCCCGCACGCCCTTCGTTTATACCTGTGTGCAGGCGGCAGCGCTCCTCACCGGGACCCTGCTGCTGCCGGGGCTGGTCGAGCTGGCCTATCTCACCGCCGCGGTGGCCGCCGTGCAATCGCTCGCCGCCACGGTGCAGGTGCTCATCGCCGCCTGGCTGTTGCGACGTCGGGTGGGCCCGATGGGGGTGCGTCGCGCGCTTCCCTCGATCGGTCGGGCCCTGATCGCGATGCTCGCGAGCGCCGCGATAGCGCTTCCGCTGGGCTCCCTGCTCGGCGATTGGGGAATGTCCGAGAGGGCGGAGGCGCTGCTGCTCTCCGCGGT